From one Mycobacterium colombiense CECT 3035 genomic stretch:
- a CDS encoding helix-turn-helix transcriptional regulator produces MAISSEAAAQRLRTLVLLRRVRDRIDRDHTQPLDVEALARGVHMSAGHLSREFRKAYGESPYSYLMTRRIERAMALLRRGDVSVTEVCFAVGCSSLGTFSTRFTELVGVPPSTYRRRAAGALAGMPPCVAKQVTRPIRNREASAVGPHLA; encoded by the coding sequence GTGGCCATCAGTTCCGAGGCGGCGGCGCAGCGCCTGCGCACGCTGGTCCTGTTGCGCCGCGTCCGCGACCGCATCGACCGGGACCACACGCAGCCACTGGACGTCGAGGCCCTCGCGAGGGGGGTGCACATGTCCGCCGGCCACCTCAGCCGCGAGTTCCGGAAGGCCTACGGCGAATCGCCCTACTCCTACTTGATGACTCGACGCATCGAGCGAGCGATGGCGCTGTTGCGCCGAGGCGATGTGAGCGTCACCGAGGTGTGCTTCGCGGTCGGGTGCTCGTCCTTGGGCACCTTCAGCACGCGGTTCACCGAACTGGTCGGCGTGCCGCCCAGCACCTACCGGCGCCGAGCGGCCGGTGCGCTGGCGGGCATGCCGCCGTGCGTGGCCAAGCAGGTGACGAGACCGATCAGGAATCGAGAAGCATCCGCCGTCGGACCGCACCTAGCCTGA
- a CDS encoding VOC family protein yields MNITIHSSFLPHQDPEASLAFYRDVLGFEVRLDVGKGTMRWITVGPPNQPDTSIVLNPPAANPGLTDDERRTIAEMMAKGSYATLLLATKDLDGTFELLQAGDVDIVQEPTDQPYGLRDCAVRDPAGNLIRIQQLP; encoded by the coding sequence ATGAACATCACCATTCACTCGAGCTTCCTTCCCCACCAGGACCCGGAAGCGTCGCTCGCCTTCTACCGCGACGTCCTCGGGTTCGAGGTCCGCCTCGACGTCGGCAAGGGCACGATGCGCTGGATCACGGTGGGTCCGCCGAACCAGCCCGACACGTCCATCGTGCTGAACCCGCCCGCCGCCAACCCGGGCCTCACCGACGACGAGCGCCGCACCATCGCCGAGATGATGGCCAAGGGCAGCTACGCCACACTGCTGCTGGCCACCAAGGACCTCGACGGCACCTTCGAACTGCTGCAGGCCGGCGACGTCGACATCGTCCAGGAGCCCACCGACCAGCCGTACGGGCTTCGCGACTGCGCCGTACGCGATCCCGCGGGAAACCTCATCCGCATCCAGCAACTGCCCTGA
- a CDS encoding aldehyde dehydrogenase family protein: MTVQAVLDDIRKRPGTGDVISVIDPATEETITEFTDCGQEAVNEAAATAKATFESGVWSDLPGRERAKILWRIGELIDEHAEEFAQLDSLNTGMPLMQAQLQMSTCSEFFRYYAGWCSKINGVAYDVKTDGIATDNYVNMHAYTLKEPYSVVGLIFPWNGPIFNASAKLAPALAAGGSLLVKPAEETPLSALLLDQLIHEAGVPEGVVNLLTGYGHTAGAAITAHPDVQKVAFTGSTEVGKEIVRASADNLKKVTLELGGKSPVLIFDDANLDNAIMMASLGIFVHSGQGCVCGSRIFAQRGVYDRVVEGIAMMANSFKLGAPSEEGCVSGPLISEKQLNRVMGFIDEGKRDGVEVVTGGHRLDRKGYFVHPTVLTNVDTSMRLYQQEIFGPVVTILPFDDEDEAVALANDTTYGLAATAWTENLGRAHRIMRRLQAGSVQVNCQLVFDHDVPFGGYKQSGWGHEFGKEGLEIYLKTKSVWAQL, encoded by the coding sequence ATGACGGTGCAGGCGGTATTGGACGACATTCGCAAGCGCCCCGGAACGGGTGACGTCATCTCGGTCATCGATCCCGCGACCGAGGAGACGATCACCGAATTCACCGACTGCGGGCAAGAAGCGGTCAACGAGGCCGCGGCCACCGCGAAGGCGACCTTCGAGTCGGGGGTCTGGTCGGACCTGCCGGGCCGCGAGCGGGCCAAGATCCTGTGGCGGATCGGCGAGCTGATCGACGAACACGCCGAGGAGTTCGCTCAACTCGACTCCCTCAACACCGGCATGCCGCTGATGCAGGCCCAGCTGCAGATGTCGACCTGTTCGGAGTTCTTCCGCTACTACGCCGGTTGGTGTTCGAAGATCAACGGCGTCGCCTACGACGTGAAGACGGACGGCATCGCGACCGACAACTACGTCAACATGCACGCCTACACGCTCAAGGAGCCGTACAGCGTGGTGGGCCTGATCTTCCCGTGGAACGGCCCCATCTTCAACGCCAGCGCGAAGCTCGCACCGGCCCTGGCCGCCGGCGGCAGCCTGCTCGTCAAGCCGGCCGAGGAGACGCCGCTGTCGGCTCTGCTGCTGGACCAGCTGATCCACGAGGCCGGCGTGCCCGAGGGCGTGGTCAACCTGCTGACCGGTTACGGCCACACCGCGGGTGCGGCGATCACCGCGCACCCCGACGTCCAGAAGGTCGCCTTCACCGGTTCGACCGAGGTCGGCAAGGAGATCGTGCGGGCCTCGGCGGACAACCTCAAGAAGGTCACGCTCGAACTCGGCGGCAAATCGCCGGTGCTGATCTTCGACGACGCCAACCTGGACAACGCCATCATGATGGCGTCGCTGGGCATCTTCGTGCACTCCGGCCAGGGTTGCGTGTGCGGGTCGCGCATCTTCGCCCAGCGCGGCGTCTACGACCGGGTCGTGGAAGGCATTGCGATGATGGCGAATTCGTTCAAGCTGGGCGCCCCCAGCGAGGAAGGCTGCGTCAGCGGCCCGCTGATCAGCGAGAAGCAGCTGAACCGCGTCATGGGCTTCATCGACGAGGGCAAGAGGGACGGCGTCGAGGTGGTCACCGGCGGCCACCGCCTGGACCGCAAGGGCTACTTCGTCCACCCGACGGTGCTCACCAACGTCGACACCAGCATGCGGCTGTACCAGCAGGAGATCTTCGGTCCGGTGGTCACCATCCTGCCGTTCGACGACGAGGACGAGGCCGTGGCTCTGGCCAACGACACCACCTACGGCCTGGCGGCCACCGCCTGGACGGAAAACCTGGGCCGGGCCCACCGCATCATGAGGCGGCTGCAGGCCGGCAGCGTTCAGGTCAACTGCCAGTTGGTCTTCGACCACGACGTGCCGTTCGGCGGTTACAAGCAGTCCGGCTGGGGACACGAGTTCGGCAAAGAGGGCCTGGAGATCTACCTGAAGACGAAGTCGGTGTGGGCCCAGCTCTAA